The Victivallis sp. Marseille-Q1083 DNA window CCGCCCATCGCGGCGATGTCGCTTAAGTTGCGCTTCAGCAGCTTGGCGCCGATGCGCTCCGGCTCGGTGCGCTGTCGGTAATAATGGACGTCGCCGATCAGTTGGTCGACCGCCGCCAGCAGCAGTTCCGTGCCGCCGGAGTCGATGGCGGCGCAATCGTCGCCCGGCGGCACGACGACGTCCGGCCGTTGCCGCAGCGTCGGCAGAATTTCGCGGAGCAGTTGCAGTTCGTCCGCCATCAGCGCTCCTGCCAGGCCGCCTGCACGACCGCCGAATAGGCGAGGGGACCGCCGAACAGGTCCAGTGCGGAACCGACGGTGAAATGAATTTTGCCGTGACCGGCCTGCCGGATCTGTTCGATGTCCTCCAGGGTGCGGATGCCGCCGGCATAAACGCAGTCGATCGGCGAGTATTCCGCCATCTGCCGCAGCAGCACCGTGTCGATGCCGGCCTGTTTGCCTTCGACGTCGACGGCGTGGATCAAAAATTCCGTGCAGTAATCGGCCAGGAAACGCAGCAATTCCCGGTCGATTTTGCAGCGGGTGAATTTCTGCCAGCGGTCGGTGACGATATAGTAGCCGTCCTCCCGTTTCCGGCAGCTCAAATCGAGCACCAGCCTTTCC harbors:
- the hisA gene encoding phosphoribosylformimino-5-aminoimidazole carboxamide ribotide isomerase produces the protein MQFRPCIDLHGGKVKQIVGSTLTDDDSSLTTNFESGHDSAFYAELYRRDQLDGGHIIMLGAGNEEAARRALDAWPGHLQVGGGIRAGNAAEWLDRGASQVILTSYIFADGELKRDNLQEIFRIAGRERLVLDLSCRKREDGYYIVTDRWQKFTRCKIDRELLRFLADYCTEFLIHAVDVEGKQAGIDTVLLRQMAEYSPIDCVYAGGIRTLEDIEQIRQAGHGKIHFTVGSALDLFGGPLAYSAVVQAAWQER